One region of Corynebacterium capitovis DSM 44611 genomic DNA includes:
- a CDS encoding cation:proton antiporter, translating into MTLLLFLIIVALLVIAFAEPLGERIGVVAPVILLIVGVASAYLPQVPEIEVDPEIILQLILPPLLFSTAMRMPEHDFRRNFRPIVILAVVLVAVTSVCVGALLHLLVPEIPLPYAIALGAVVSPSDAVAVGIVKRAGVNRRIVSILDGEGLINDASALVVLGTALLAAESPVSAGDVAGSFLWAVAGAVAVGFAIGQLFMFLHRYVHHATSNTVLSLAVPFAAFLPAEGIGSSGLVATVVAGLVAAHNAPRVLSPATRVTEGQTWDTVGLVLESLVFVLMGLQMPHLVDDAVASGFGLESSLTLALIVWLTVLLVRGLIVVPMLWYMRTRIPARRRRARRLEKASAALNSAPSGTWRWRHARFRVDLLQSDLSYYADQSLGLRAGGAIVWAGMRGAVTLAAAQTLPPATPARGFLILLAFFVAAASLVVQGGSLKWVVDKLNPGADVPSSVEDRKRIREALGRAAASVPVPKELEDRMVAGGLERAQISRAGTLDMMRAFRAAGPLSAHGASQLIEYARARVGAQREALLDERDAARIDASDFDRQLRMLDAQELVVDAVASENRNRQEQGS; encoded by the coding sequence CTCCAGCTCATTCTGCCACCGCTGCTCTTCTCGACGGCGATGCGCATGCCGGAGCACGATTTCCGCCGCAACTTCCGCCCGATCGTCATTCTGGCGGTTGTCTTAGTCGCCGTAACCTCCGTGTGCGTGGGTGCCCTGCTACACCTCCTTGTGCCGGAGATCCCGCTGCCGTACGCCATCGCGCTGGGGGCGGTTGTCAGTCCGTCCGACGCAGTCGCCGTCGGCATCGTCAAACGTGCCGGGGTCAACCGGCGCATCGTGTCCATCCTCGACGGAGAGGGCCTGATCAACGACGCGTCCGCACTAGTCGTACTCGGCACCGCGCTCCTAGCCGCGGAAAGCCCCGTCAGTGCGGGCGACGTGGCGGGTTCTTTCCTCTGGGCTGTGGCGGGTGCGGTGGCCGTTGGCTTCGCGATCGGGCAGCTTTTCATGTTCCTCCACCGCTACGTGCACCACGCGACGTCGAATACCGTCTTGTCGCTGGCCGTTCCGTTCGCGGCGTTCCTTCCGGCGGAGGGGATCGGCTCTTCGGGCCTCGTGGCCACGGTTGTGGCGGGACTCGTCGCGGCACATAATGCCCCGCGGGTTCTGTCTCCGGCTACGCGTGTCACGGAAGGTCAAACGTGGGACACCGTTGGCCTCGTCCTCGAGTCGCTCGTCTTTGTCCTCATGGGGTTGCAAATGCCTCATCTTGTCGACGACGCCGTCGCCTCCGGATTCGGCCTGGAGTCGAGCCTGACTCTCGCTCTGATCGTCTGGCTAACCGTCTTGCTGGTGCGCGGGCTCATCGTCGTGCCCATGCTGTGGTACATGCGCACCCGAATACCCGCGCGGCGTCGTCGAGCGCGAAGGCTTGAGAAGGCAAGCGCCGCTCTCAACAGCGCCCCCAGCGGGACGTGGCGCTGGCGGCACGCCCGTTTCAGGGTTGACCTGCTGCAGTCGGACCTGAGCTACTACGCCGATCAGTCATTGGGTCTCAGAGCGGGCGGTGCCATCGTCTGGGCGGGTATGCGCGGGGCGGTCACGCTGGCCGCCGCCCAAACCCTTCCTCCAGCCACTCCCGCACGCGGTTTTCTGATCCTGCTGGCGTTCTTCGTCGCGGCAGCGTCCCTCGTTGTTCAGGGAGGTAGCCTGAAGTGGGTGGTTGATAAGCTCAACCCCGGCGCCGATGTTCCCAGTTCTGTGGAGGATCGCAAGCGCATTCGCGAGGCGCTGGGCCGGGCTGCGGCGTCTGTGCCCGTGCCGAAAGAACTGGAGGATAGGATGGTGGCAGGCGGGCTGGAACGCGCGCAGATCTCCCGGGCGGGCACCCTCGACATGATGCGCGCATTTCGGGCGGCCGGGCCGCTCAGCGCGCACGGGGCCAGCCAGCTTATCGAGTACGCCCGCGCGCGGGTGGGCGCCCAGCGCGAGGCTCTTCTCGACGAACGCGACGCCGCCCGCATCGACGCCTCAGACTTCGACAGGCAGCTGCGGATGCTGGACGCCCAAGAGCTTGTTGTTGACGCAGTAGCGTCCGAGAACCGCAACAGGCAGGAGCAGGGTTCCTAG